The sequence below is a genomic window from Dermacentor albipictus isolate Rhodes 1998 colony chromosome 2, USDA_Dalb.pri_finalv2, whole genome shotgun sequence.
ACGTTTACACGGGACATGAACATTACTTGCAGTATGTACCAAACTTTGGCAATCAAAAAAACATTGCAAGCTGAAGCACGTGCAAACACTGACAATCCCCGGCCCTGCCGTccttttatcttttctttcattGATTCTATTTGTCCGGTCCACAACTGTGTCGAGTCCCGATAGCACTCAAGGGGCACTCCTAGATACAGTGAAGGCACTGTAGTCCACTGCATACCGGCGAATTTTGTGGGTGTCGCGTCCCAGCTTCCATGCCATATCCCAACACTTTTTTCGAAGTTTATCGGGGCACCAGTGTACCTACAAAAGGATCTTGCAAGGCGGACAGCCTCGACCACGCTTTCCCTGTCTTCACAAAAGACGGcgacgtcatctgcataagctagcattCTAACTTCTGCGGCGTGCAGCCTAAAACCACGAATGTTTTCATCCCGTATGACTGCCATACAAAAGGGTTCGAGGTACAGGGCAAAAAGCAAAGGAGACAAGGGACAGCCTTGCCGtacagacgagcggactggcaccCTCGAACTAAGACACTTATTAACTATAAGCTGCGTGTAACAGTCTTCATAAGCCATTTTAACGCCATCTACAATGACGCTCCCAATATTACAGTACTGCAGTATAGCGAAAAGCACCTCATGTGACACCCGGTCGAACGCCTTCACATGGCCACCTGACCCCCAATGGCATCACAACATTCGAGCACATTCCTTGCAATGTGGGTGTTCGTGAAAATGGTGCGGCCTTTAATGCCACACGTCTGGTGTGGCCCTACAAGCTGCTGAATCACGCTTTGAAATCGTCGAGCCAGTATTTTCATAAATATTTTGTAATCTGTGTTGGTCAGACTTATCGGTCTGTATGAACCTACTGAAAGGAGCTTTTCCCGGTCATCGGTTTTCGGAATTAATACTATGTGTGAAGTCCGGAATGAGGGTGGTACTTTTTTAAATTCATACGCCTCTGAGAGTAGTCGGTGCAATATACACGCAAACTCCTGACTGAATGCCTTGTAAAAAGCGGCGCCTAGGCCGTCCGGCCCTGGCGATTTGCCTGATGGCAGTTCCTCCATCGCCCTTTCGATCTCGGATACAGCTATTGGTCTCTCAAGACTTTCTCTAACGTCGTCATCCAACCTTGGCATCTCGCTCATGAATTCACTCTCGAAGACCAGTCCAGAACGCGTCACATTGCCGAACAATTCGCGATAGTGCTCCACAAAAGCTTTCTCAATCGACGAAGCGTCTGACGTCACCTCGTTTTGAAGACGTATCTGTTGGATCTCATTTCTTGACGCGTGACGCTTTTCATCGCTCATTGCCCGTTTGTTTGGTACCTCACCCATCCATAGGCGTTCGCTTCTAGCGCGTATAACTGCTGCTTTGTATCGCTCTTCGTCGATAACTTCAAGCTCGAGTCTTACTTTCTTTACGTTTTCAGCTAATAGATCGTGACCCGCATTTTCTGCGCTTGACAGATATTCTAGCTGTCTTTGCAGCTCTCTTTGTTTCTGTAATTTATCGTGCTGAAGGCTGCTTCCTCTTTCTATTGCAATGAACTTAACTTGAATCTTAAATTCCTCCCATGTGGCAGTAAAATATTCATCCTCATGTGTCATCAACTCTGTTATCTTTTCCTTAACTCTTCGCACAAATGGTTCATCATCAAGCAGCTTTTCGTTGAATTTCCACATGTTCCAGTTGAATCGTGTTCTTTTAACTTTTTCCCCAATCGAGAAGCTTACCAAGCTATGGTCCGTGAACGATTGCGGTGCGACGTTATAACTATTACAAAGGGTGATCAAGACGTCAGAAACATACACTCTGTCCAGCCTTGCTCGGCTATTTCGCTGAATGTGCGTGTACTGCGGAATGATACCATCAGTGAGGACTAGACCCACATCTTCTAAGTTGTGGTTTTCAATTAGTCTGCTCAAAAGGAGAGCACTTTTATCGCGAACCCTTTCCCTTTTTAGTCGGTCTTCCGGAGAACACACAcagttaaaatcaccaagaaataTGACGAAGCGATCACATTTTAGATATTGCTCGAtagattaaaaaaacaaaaatcgaTCATTCACATTGTTTGGCGCATAAACGCATACGAGCCGCCACAAatcgtgagaaaaagaaaaatctacaATAAGCAAGCGGCCAGTTTCAGAAACAGTTACACTTTCTTCAATGATACCAGCACTCTTCCGTATTAACAACGCACATCCGCCTGATGTGCCATTCGCATGGCACACGCACACATTGTAATGCGCCGTGAAAGGCGTCACCATGCGATCGGTCTGTTCTTGGGTTTCGACCTTAGTTTCTTGTAAGGCAACTACATCGAGTTCCTTCTCCATACACAAGCGGCTAAGTTGATATTGCCTCCTTCGCGCTCCAAGGCCACGAACATTTAACGTGGCAACTCTCAATGCTCTCTCTAGTTTCCCCGCCATTTATCTGCAAAAGCAAGCCGATCGCACGGTGCCGCTAAAGAACAAGCGATCCGGACACACGGTAGAAAAAAATTGCATGCATAACTTTTGCACTGAAAACCGCTCGATCCACACGCGTACCTTTAGAGCGTACGCGAAGCCCGATTCCAAAAAGGACGCCATGTCTTCACGACGTTAGTCCGGGCGCCCCAGTAGGCGCCGGGTCCTACTTAGGCGGTTTCGCCGCCGGTCGTCTGTCCGGCGGGATGTTTGGCTTCAGGCGCACGGGCACACGACGACCCGCCTGCGCTTTTGGCGGCGGCTCGTCTTTGGCCCCGTTGTCAAGGTTGCCGTCCAGGTTGCCGGTCGAGTCCCTCGCTCTTTTCATAGCCGCATTGCTTGCACTCGATTCTTCGACGTCCATCAAGGAAGTTACCGGTCCGTGCTCCGTGGCGGTCTCCTCGGCAGCGGTGGATTTTGCGACCGATTCTTCTTTGGCTCCTTCGTCGCATGCcctttgcactgcatctttcggGCCCGTAGGCAGCACATTTACCACCTTCGTGGATTTAGCCGCCGGCACAGAAGGTGTTGCGACTGTGTCCGCCGGTGGTACTAGCACGCGGGAAGCCTCATCAACGTCAGCCTCGTCCATTAACAGGTCAGCCACGTCCTCTCGGAGAGCAGGTCCTGCGACAGATGCGTAAGTCTTAACACATTCCGTATCCTGGTGGCCATAGCGACGGCATACTGCACATCTCGGGACGCGGCAGTCACGTCGGACATGTCCGGTGTTTCGGCACTTCAGGCAAAGAGGTGCTCTGCCCGGTACAACTAGGGTCGGCTCACCAGCTACACGAAGTTGATGGGGCAGGTCTTCTATGGTCATACCCGTCTTCAGAACCAGGGACACCACCCGTGTCGACGATGCTTTATCTTGAACTCCTTGAACACGCCACTTTTCATGGAAAACGTCCGTGACCTTTCCGAACGGTAACAGGGCTGTCCGTATATCCTCGTCCGACACGTTATGAAGCATCCAATGCAGCTTCAGCCGCACGGCCTGATTGGCTGGATCAACGACAATGCACCGATGTTCATTCACCTTGAGGTTCTTGGTGCTTGAAAGCCTTTTCATGCCTTCGTCGCTCTTGAAAGTAACCGCCCAAACGTGGCTCATCTGATACGCCCCTAGGGCGATGACATCAGCAAGTAGGCCTAAGCTAGCCAACGCATCTCGGAAATGTTCCACACGATACGGCCTGGCACGCACatccgcatgcagaaaaactgtatttaaaactATCCGACCTGTCGGCAATTGAGGCAGCAAAACTTGGTATTCCGGGTCTTCTGAGGCAAAAATCCTGGTACCGCGGCCCTGCtgggccgctgaagccgctcctACGGAGCTCATGATCGGCACGTCCGCTCGCTAGCGCGGCAGAAAGCCGAATCTGCGCTACCGAGGCGGACAGGGCACACGACGAGGCACGTCCAGTCTCGTTAGTGCTATTTTGGACGGAGTTGAAAAAGTAAAAAAGCGAGCAGCACTTACCCCTTAATAGATTGGAATCTAGTTTCATTATAATGCCCGAATATGAGTGCACTATCGCGTAAGgcagcaaaaagaaagcgccccctttgccccgagtgaggatcgaactcacgaccttcagaTTATGAGACTGACGCGCTGCCTACTGCGCTACCGAGGCGGACAGGGCACACGACGAGGCACGTCCAGTCTCGTTAGTGCTATTTTGGACGGAGTTGAAAAAGTAAAACAGCGTGCAGCACTTACCCCTTAATAGATTGGAATCTAGTTTCATTATAATGTCTGAATATGTGTGCACTATCGCGTAAGGCAGGAAAAAGAAAGCGCCCCCTTTGCCCCGAGTGAGGACcgaactcacgaccttcagattatgagactgacgcgctgcctactgcgctaccgagacttttttttttctttattaccggtttTACACATAAGGCACGTACAAAAAAGGTAACACGTTTGCTCTCAGTAGAACATTCCACGCGTTAGAGTTAAAAACAGAAAGAGGTAGTTGTACTATGGTAAAAACACCGGCTGCATTTTGGGTAATGCAGCTTGGTTAGGGGAACCGAACTGTGGCCAATTTGTCTAATATGGGTAGCCACGCTGGTGGCTCCCCCTTGGCTTTATGTATGTCACGTAGGTGCAGGATGTTTTCCACGAAATATTCTTGAGCAGAACGAGGTTGGAGAGCTTCATGCCTTACATCCATTCTTGTCTTCCAGACACTGTGCATGCAGAGCAACATTATTGTGTCACACGGCACGTCTCCCGTCTCTTCAAAAGGCAGAAAGCGAATACCGAATGGTGTCAGAGGGAATTCTTTTTTGATTGTTCTTTGTAGGATATCCCACAAGAACACTGAGTCCCAACAATCTAGAAATATATGGTCTATAGTTTCCGGTTTATGGCATATACCGCAATCGACACTCCATGGTACAAACAAACCCTTCTCTCTTAGCCATGGTTTTACGGGAAGCGTGCCGCTgtgcacaagaaagaagaaagattTGGTAGACGGCCTGATAGGCATTCTTTTTACGCGTTTCAAGACATTGCGTTCAGGCCCTAGAGCGTATGTTGAACGGTATACAGGCACGGGGCACAAAATATCTACGAGGTCTTTATACAATTTCTTCCGGCCGACTACAGACAAATATTCAAGTGAGAAGTGGGCTTTGAGCAAACGAAAAGCGCTTACCACTTCGCGCATATATCCTTTCACCACTACTTGTGGTGTTCCACATGATGTAACAATGAACTCAGATAAGGCATTGTGTAGTTGTACGTGTATAACAGTTTGTAGAAATGCATTCCTTTGGTCGCGTAGAAAAATAAACCTTGAGACTACTTGtcttaaaaacaaattacacaaaCCAAGACCTCCGTTATTCACGGAATGAAATAAGTTTAGCCTGCTTGTACGTTCCCATCCCGATCCCCAAACAAACATTGCGAATATCCTGTGCAATTTTTGGACACACATCCTAGACATACATAATACTTGTAACATATAGAACACTTTGGCCACGAAGAATGAGTTACACACAGTTGCACGCGCAAACATTGAGAGATTCCGTCCTCCCCAGTTTATTGTTTGCTCGCTTGCCCGATCAGTATCTGCTGTCCACTGCTCGGTCGTGTCGCGGTAATGTTCGAGTGGTACGCCGAGGTAAGTAGCGGGTGTCTCGCTGAAATTTATAGTGTCAAAAATTTCTGGCGTAGTttcccattcaccatgccaaAGACGTAAGCATTTTTGCCAGCTTATTGCACTTCCTGTAAGGCTGCAGAAAGTTCTTGCGATATGCATAGCTTCCTGAATACTTTCCTTATCAGTGCAGAATACTGCGATATCGTCAGCATAGGATACGACCTTTATTTCACGTGATAAGAGCCGGAAACCGCGTATCTTTTTGTTCATCATTAGATTTAAACACAGCGGTTCGAGGTAAATTGCAAATAGAAATGAACTGGCAGGGCATCCCTGTTTTACACCAGAGTATGCTGTAATGCTTTCGGTTAATTTTTTATTAATAATTAGTTTCGAAGAACAGCCAGTGTAGGCCATTTTTATTCCATCATAAATGATGGTGCCTACGTTGATGTGTTCCAAGAGGGAGAAGAGAATGCTGTGGGttaccttatcgaaagctttttctaaGTCGAGTTGAATCATGGCTACTCGTCCGTGCATTAGGTCACATAGTTCCAATATACTTCTGGTCACATGAATATTCGTAAGTATGCTTCTCCCTTTGATTCCACAAGTTTAATGATCACCGACCAAGTTGGTAATCACAGACTGAATTCGCTTAGCTATAACTTTCATAAAAACCTTATAATCCGTGTTAGTTAGACTTATGGGTCGGTATGCTTCGGATGACAATAATTTTACAGGGTCTTTGGTCTTTGGTAGTAGTACGACATGGCTTCTTTTAAATGACGGAGGCAGCATTTTAGATTCATAAGCTTCTTCTATAACTCTGAGGAGCATTTTTGCCATTTGATGTCTAAAGTATTTATAAAATGCGGCAACAAGCCCGTCGGGCCCCGGAGCTTTCCCTGTAGGCAAGTCATCTATTGCATTTTCCAGTTCACTAACACTTATTGGTCTTTCAAGTTGTGTTTTTACTTCATCTTCTAATCGCGGCATTATTTCAGAAAATGGGTCTCAAAGCCCTCTTGCACATTCGCTTCGCAGCCTAGCAAGTTTCTGAAACGTTGCACTAGTGCTCGTTCGATAACCTTTTGGTCTGTGGTAAGCGCACCTTGGTAGCGCAGCTCCGTTATTGCATTTTTCGTAGCGTAGCTTCTTTCGTCGCTTAATGCTCGCTTGGTAGGTGTTTCGCCCATCCAGAGCCGCTCGGCACGCGACGTTATCATCGCACCTTGATATTTTTCCGTATCAATATTCTCAAGTTGCCTTTTGACTTCTTTAACTTTGTTTGCAAGCGGGCGAGGAACAGTACTTTCCGCATTTAAGAGATAGTCTAGAGTACGCTGCAACTCGGTTTCTTTCTGTCTTGCCTTGTAGCGCAAGACACTGGCTCTTTCGATTGCGCTCATCTTAACTTCACATTTAAAGTGCTCCCACAACTCCACAGGGCTGATGAAGTCGTTTTCCtgcatttctttaatttttgccgTTATTACTTCGATAAAGATTTCGTCTTGCAGGAGGCTATCATTGAATTTCCAGAGGTTCCAATTAAAGGTGCTTGTTTTACGCTTTGTGCCTATTGTAACAGTTACTAAGCTATGATCGCTAAAGCTTACGTGCTTGACGGCATAAGTTGTGCAAAAAGATAAGAGGCTTGCTGTCAGATACACTCGGTCAAGTCGCGCGTGGCTTGTGCCTTGGAAATGCGTGAAC
It includes:
- the LOC139055678 gene encoding uncharacterized protein, with the translated sequence MKRLSSTKNLKVNEHRCIVVDPANQAVRLKLHWMLHNVSDEDIRTALLPFGKVTDVFHEKWRVQGVQDKASSTRVVSLVLKTGMTIEDLPHQLRVAGPALREDVADLLMDEADVDEASRVLVPPADTVATPSVPAAKSTKVVNVLPTGPKDAVQRACDEGAKEESVAKSTAAEETATEHGPVTSLMDVEESSASNAAMKRARDSTGNLDGNLDNGAKDEPPPKAQAGRRVPVRLKPNIPPDRRPAAKPPK